The Planococcus donghaensis genome contains a region encoding:
- a CDS encoding beta-propeller domain-containing protein: MKKKKFWIIAIMAVLAVGLVFVVINNKVSVSASPIALTEQGWKANFSSSLQQEAVEKGDVYITDAQNNRVEAEMYIQDNGKTLEVVGINTGEYRLHIKRAALKNRFFKNLTDTEISFVVQEQLEKLSGEEQLRDYFSRLMEMYQNNQRYDVGIEETAESSDSSASQSDGGGAEGDYSTTNNQVEGVDEADLVKTDGSYIYSISESRVVISDVRNPQEMTIAAELPFTENMYPEQLFLTEDTLVVMGSRYSAYPNMTARMPHSWTPQIGVTSVYLYDVSNPQSPQLIREFGTEGYLNGARLTNNILYFVTNVYPDYWMLEEQDEPELRPHQYDSKKGGELQPVPYDSIAILPGTMEGSYSVITAMDLTAPETNDISTDGFLGGSEQLYMNEDHLYLTAPAYVPLDDEEMRDGRRMDIWFPQQANTEVFKFGLTGATVEFIASAEITGALLNQFSMDEFDGHFRAVTTEGIAWDLTTPSKNHLFVLDQQMNQVGSVEDLAKGERIYSARFIKDKAYMVTFKETDPLFVIDVSTPSSPKVLGELKIPGFSNYLHPLDDNHLIGFGYDTKLVPVKNGEPRVVTGGMKISLFDVSDFENPLEKDTEIIGGPGTYSALQYDHKALFTHQKKNLFGFPVSLYDEASDEYIEFQGEGALIYTITTDGISQAASLIEQANNQYGDWNTFVQRLLYIDDELYTVANGEIKSYELESFEPIATLEFDK, encoded by the coding sequence ATGAAGAAGAAAAAGTTTTGGATTATTGCAATCATGGCCGTTTTAGCAGTTGGATTAGTATTTGTTGTGATCAATAACAAAGTATCAGTAAGTGCTTCTCCAATCGCTTTAACGGAACAAGGATGGAAAGCCAATTTCTCTTCATCTCTCCAGCAAGAAGCTGTGGAGAAAGGTGACGTGTATATTACGGATGCACAGAACAACCGTGTAGAAGCCGAAATGTACATCCAGGATAATGGCAAGACACTCGAAGTAGTAGGCATCAACACTGGAGAATACCGTTTGCATATTAAACGAGCTGCATTAAAAAATCGATTTTTTAAAAATTTAACGGATACGGAAATTTCATTTGTTGTGCAGGAACAATTAGAAAAACTATCAGGTGAAGAACAATTGCGAGATTATTTTAGCCGATTGATGGAGATGTATCAAAATAATCAACGGTACGATGTTGGTATAGAAGAAACAGCAGAGTCCTCAGACTCAAGTGCTAGTCAAAGCGATGGTGGCGGAGCAGAAGGTGATTATTCAACTACTAACAACCAAGTGGAAGGGGTAGATGAAGCAGATTTGGTGAAAACCGATGGCTCTTACATTTATTCGATCAGCGAATCACGAGTTGTGATTTCAGATGTTCGAAATCCGCAGGAAATGACAATCGCGGCGGAACTTCCATTTACAGAAAACATGTACCCGGAGCAGCTTTTCTTAACAGAAGATACACTTGTAGTTATGGGGAGCCGTTATTCGGCCTATCCGAACATGACTGCTCGGATGCCGCATAGCTGGACACCACAAATTGGTGTTACTTCTGTGTATTTGTATGATGTTAGCAACCCTCAATCTCCTCAATTGATTCGAGAGTTTGGAACCGAAGGGTATTTGAATGGTGCTAGGCTGACGAACAATATCCTTTATTTTGTAACAAACGTTTACCCAGACTATTGGATGTTGGAAGAACAAGATGAGCCGGAACTTCGTCCTCATCAGTACGATTCGAAAAAAGGCGGAGAACTTCAGCCTGTTCCTTATGACAGCATTGCGATTCTGCCCGGAACGATGGAAGGCAGTTATAGCGTAATTACAGCAATGGATTTAACGGCTCCCGAAACCAATGATATCTCAACAGATGGTTTTTTAGGCGGTAGTGAACAGCTTTATATGAACGAAGACCATTTGTATTTAACAGCGCCTGCATACGTGCCTTTAGACGATGAAGAAATGCGGGATGGTCGAAGAATGGATATTTGGTTTCCGCAACAAGCCAATACGGAAGTTTTTAAATTTGGGTTAACGGGCGCAACTGTTGAATTTATCGCTTCTGCAGAAATAACAGGCGCGTTGCTCAACCAATTTTCGATGGATGAATTCGATGGCCATTTCCGAGCGGTAACGACAGAAGGAATTGCCTGGGATTTAACTACTCCTTCAAAAAATCATTTATTTGTTTTAGACCAACAGATGAATCAAGTAGGATCGGTAGAAGATTTGGCAAAAGGTGAGCGAATTTATTCGGCACGGTTCATTAAAGATAAAGCTTACATGGTAACTTTTAAAGAAACAGATCCGTTGTTTGTTATCGATGTCTCGACGCCATCTTCTCCAAAAGTACTTGGTGAATTGAAAATACCAGGTTTCTCAAATTACTTACACCCATTGGATGACAATCATTTAATCGGTTTTGGTTATGATACGAAGCTAGTACCTGTAAAAAATGGAGAACCGCGTGTTGTGACGGGGGGCATGAAGATTTCATTGTTTGATGTCAGTGACTTTGAAAACCCTCTAGAAAAAGACACTGAGATTATCGGGGGACCAGGAACTTACTCTGCGCTACAATACGATCACAAAGCTTTGTTTACTCATCAAAAGAAAAATCTCTTTGGCTTCCCCGTAAGCTTATACGATGAAGCTTCTGATGAGTATATAGAGTTTCAAGGTGAAGGAGCATTGATTTACACAATTACGACTGACGGTATTTCACAAGCAGCAAGCTTAATCGAACAAGCCAATAATCAGTATGGAGATTGGAATACTTTTGTTCAACGCCTTCTTTATATTGATGACGAACTGTATACCGTAGCAAATGGTGAAATAAAGAGCTATGAATTAGAAAGTTTTGAACCGATTGCTACGTTGGAATTTGATAAATAA
- a CDS encoding threonine/serine exporter family protein yields MNWPLEAFLSFMAAGAFGVIFNTPRRTLISCGLVGMSGWLIYRIFFLTFEDPVQASFAGAFVVSIVAHLLAKKFRMPMIIFSIAGIIPLVPGSKAYNAMRKIVENDYLEAIAFASEAMMISGAVAMGLVFAEVIMQLFFKRQAKRIQKKMGLTQE; encoded by the coding sequence ATGAACTGGCCATTAGAAGCATTTCTCAGCTTTATGGCTGCAGGCGCATTTGGCGTCATCTTTAATACGCCACGTCGTACATTAATCAGTTGTGGTCTAGTAGGTATGAGTGGTTGGCTTATTTACCGCATATTTTTCCTGACTTTCGAAGATCCGGTGCAAGCTTCTTTTGCAGGTGCGTTTGTTGTTTCAATTGTGGCCCATTTGTTAGCTAAAAAGTTTCGTATGCCAATGATTATTTTTAGTATTGCAGGGATTATTCCTTTAGTACCCGGAAGTAAAGCATATAACGCTATGCGCAAAATTGTAGAAAATGATTATTTAGAGGCTATTGCGTTTGCCTCAGAAGCAATGATGATTTCTGGAGCTGTTGCGATGGGGTTGGTATTTGCAGAAGTAATCATGCAGCTGTTTTTTAAGCGGCAAGCTAAAAGAATACAGAAAAAAATGGGTCTGACACAAGAATAA
- a CDS encoding aldehyde dehydrogenase family protein, producing MKLTNFVNGKWQQTEQAEFRPVLNPANGEELAQVRMSTAQDVDSAVKAAVIAQKKWAKVPAPKRADYLYEIGRLMKERKEQLAQVLTKEMGKVIEEGRGEVQEGIDMAYYMAGEGRRMFGETTPSELGDKFAMSIRSPIGVVGLITPWNFPVAIATWKSFPAIVGGNTFIWKPATETPMMAYEMAKIFEEVGLPEGVANIVFGAGSEVGTALLEHKDVRVISFTGSTETGRKVAEAGGRNLKKVSLEMGGKNAVIVMEDADLDLAVEGILWSAFGTAGQRCTACSRVIVHKDVKEELQKRLLSKMELLTIGDGTDENIKIGPVINRKAIEKIHSYIEIGQQEGATLLVGGEILTGGIYDKGNYYAPTLFTDVTPDMRIAQEEIFGPVVSIIEVASLDEAIEVNNGVIYGLSSSIYTADVNRAFKAQRDLDTGIVYINAGTTGAEIHLPFGGTKGTGNGHRDSGVAALDVFTEWKSVYVDYSGKLQRAQIDNEA from the coding sequence ATGAAATTAACAAATTTTGTGAATGGCAAATGGCAACAAACAGAACAGGCGGAATTTAGACCTGTTTTGAATCCTGCTAATGGAGAAGAGTTAGCACAGGTCCGAATGTCTACAGCGCAAGATGTTGATTCGGCTGTGAAAGCTGCAGTAATCGCACAGAAAAAATGGGCCAAAGTACCGGCGCCTAAACGGGCAGATTATTTATATGAAATAGGTCGCTTAATGAAAGAGCGTAAAGAACAATTGGCTCAAGTGCTAACGAAAGAAATGGGCAAAGTTATCGAAGAAGGTCGTGGAGAAGTTCAAGAAGGAATCGACATGGCTTATTATATGGCTGGTGAAGGAAGACGGATGTTTGGGGAAACGACTCCATCAGAATTGGGAGACAAGTTTGCTATGAGTATTCGCTCCCCTATTGGGGTAGTGGGATTAATCACCCCATGGAATTTCCCGGTAGCAATTGCGACCTGGAAATCATTCCCTGCCATTGTGGGGGGGAATACATTTATTTGGAAGCCTGCAACGGAAACACCCATGATGGCCTATGAAATGGCGAAAATCTTTGAAGAAGTAGGCCTCCCTGAAGGTGTAGCTAATATTGTGTTTGGAGCCGGTTCAGAAGTTGGAACTGCACTTCTAGAACACAAAGACGTGCGAGTGATTTCGTTTACTGGATCGACAGAAACCGGTCGCAAAGTAGCAGAAGCAGGCGGTCGTAATTTGAAAAAAGTGTCACTTGAAATGGGCGGCAAAAATGCCGTGATCGTTATGGAAGATGCTGATTTGGATTTAGCTGTAGAAGGAATTCTTTGGAGTGCATTTGGGACAGCAGGTCAACGCTGTACAGCTTGCAGCCGAGTCATTGTGCATAAAGACGTTAAAGAAGAGCTTCAAAAACGATTATTATCAAAAATGGAATTACTGACAATTGGAGATGGCACCGATGAAAACATTAAAATTGGTCCAGTCATCAATCGAAAAGCGATTGAAAAAATTCATTCTTATATTGAAATCGGTCAGCAAGAAGGAGCGACGCTGCTGGTAGGTGGAGAAATATTGACAGGTGGTATATACGATAAAGGAAACTATTACGCTCCGACACTGTTCACAGATGTAACACCAGATATGCGCATAGCGCAGGAAGAGATTTTTGGTCCAGTCGTTTCCATTATTGAAGTAGCAAGTTTAGATGAGGCGATTGAGGTGAATAATGGCGTGATTTACGGATTATCCAGTTCAATTTATACAGCAGATGTAAACCGGGCATTTAAAGCGCAACGCGATTTAGACACAGGGATTGTCTATATTAATGCCGGTACAACAGGTGCAGAAATTCATTTGCCGTTTGGTGGCACAAAAGGTACCGGTAACGGTCACCGTGATTCAGGAGTGGCGGCATTAGATGTATTTACTGAATGGAAGAGTGTTTATGTTGATTACAGTGGAAAATTGCAGCGCGCGCAAATTGATAACGAAGCATAA
- a CDS encoding threonine/serine exporter family protein, whose product MAQIGETSRELALDCFLLAGRIMMESGAETYRVEDTMIRMAVSQNMVNSHCFVTPSGIMFSPSEELATRFVRINNRSTDLERVALINSVSRKLVAGEYTLRQAYDEMLIIDQTNYRFHIWIQILAAAVASGCFFILLGGNWKDLPFAFLFGGTGFIIVETILIETRVKIFAEFIGSFVIGILASLVVYTGFATDLDTLIIGSIMPLVPGLLITNAVRDLMAGHFMSGLSKGAEAFLTAFAIGAGIAVVLSF is encoded by the coding sequence GTGGCGCAAATAGGAGAAACGAGCCGTGAACTTGCCTTGGATTGTTTTCTACTAGCTGGTAGAATCATGATGGAAAGTGGCGCAGAAACGTATCGTGTTGAAGATACAATGATTCGAATGGCAGTGTCGCAAAATATGGTGAATTCCCATTGTTTCGTGACACCATCAGGTATCATGTTTTCTCCAAGTGAAGAGCTAGCTACACGATTTGTACGTATTAATAATCGAAGTACGGACCTTGAGCGGGTGGCTCTTATTAATTCGGTTTCTCGGAAATTGGTAGCAGGAGAATATACATTACGACAGGCTTACGATGAAATGTTAATTATCGATCAAACCAATTATCGATTTCATATATGGATTCAAATTTTGGCTGCTGCGGTAGCGAGTGGCTGTTTCTTTATTTTGTTAGGTGGAAATTGGAAAGACCTCCCATTCGCATTTCTATTTGGTGGGACTGGCTTTATCATTGTAGAAACCATTTTAATAGAAACGCGAGTGAAGATATTTGCAGAGTTTATCGGCTCTTTTGTGATTGGGATTTTGGCATCGCTTGTAGTTTATACAGGGTTTGCAACAGATTTAGATACTTTGATCATTGGATCAATTATGCCGCTTGTGCCCGGGTTACTTATAACAAACGCGGTACGCGACTTGATGGCAGGTCATTTTATGTCCGGTTTATCTAAAGGAGCAGAAGCATTTTTAACAGCGTTTGCAATCGGAGCAGGTATTGCGGTCGTTTTATCATTTTAA
- a CDS encoding saccharopine dehydrogenase family protein, with product MKVVVLGAGLMGKQAARDLVSNEAVKKVYLADRNKDQALLFKEKLGNSKLEVLELDASNDEELVAAISKGDIVINALFYTFNEKVAATALSCGVHSVDLGGHIGGATDAVLEMHEEAQKKGVTLIPDLGVAPGMINILTGYGASKLDQVSGIRLFVGGIPVHPEPPLEYNHVFSLEGVFDHYTDKSHVIRDGKLLEVESLSEVEHVQFEGFGELEAFHTSGGTSTLTETFSDVNSLEYKTLRYKGHAEKFKLLVELGLTDRTKTVTIDNREVNLRAVLKAVLEPITELGDKQDAVVLRVTVSGVKAGEEVTYEYNMVTVKDQETGVTAMARATAYTISVVAQMIGNGIINKRGAYPPEMIVPGEEYIAEMAKRGVEIKETIHRSAFQK from the coding sequence ATGAAAGTTGTCGTATTAGGGGCAGGCTTAATGGGGAAACAAGCGGCTAGAGATTTGGTTTCTAATGAAGCTGTGAAAAAGGTTTATTTAGCCGATCGCAATAAAGATCAAGCGCTGCTTTTCAAAGAAAAACTTGGCAATAGCAAATTAGAAGTATTAGAGTTGGACGCTAGTAATGATGAGGAATTGGTGGCGGCAATTTCTAAAGGAGATATTGTTATTAATGCATTATTTTATACATTTAATGAAAAAGTGGCGGCTACTGCACTTTCATGTGGCGTGCATTCGGTCGATTTAGGTGGCCACATAGGTGGCGCTACAGATGCAGTACTTGAAATGCACGAAGAAGCGCAGAAAAAAGGTGTGACACTCATCCCCGATTTAGGTGTTGCTCCCGGAATGATTAACATTTTGACTGGATATGGTGCAAGTAAACTTGACCAAGTGTCAGGTATTCGCTTGTTTGTTGGGGGCATTCCAGTTCATCCTGAACCTCCATTAGAATACAATCATGTCTTTTCGTTAGAAGGAGTGTTTGATCATTACACCGATAAGTCGCACGTTATTCGTGATGGGAAGTTACTCGAAGTTGAATCTTTATCTGAAGTTGAACATGTGCAGTTTGAAGGTTTTGGCGAATTAGAAGCTTTCCATACTTCAGGAGGGACATCCACTTTAACGGAGACGTTTAGCGATGTTAATTCATTGGAATATAAAACGTTGCGCTATAAAGGGCACGCGGAGAAATTTAAATTATTGGTAGAGTTGGGGCTAACGGATCGAACAAAAACAGTCACGATTGATAACCGTGAAGTCAATCTTCGGGCAGTCTTAAAAGCTGTACTGGAGCCGATAACAGAACTAGGAGACAAACAAGACGCTGTCGTTTTACGAGTGACGGTGTCAGGTGTTAAGGCTGGAGAAGAAGTTACGTATGAATACAATATGGTAACGGTAAAAGACCAAGAAACAGGGGTTACAGCGATGGCACGTGCAACAGCTTATACCATTTCTGTAGTAGCGCAAATGATCGGGAATGGAATCATTAATAAGCGTGGTGCCTATCCTCCCGAAATGATTGTTCCGGGGGAAGAATATATCGCTGAAATGGCGAAGCGTGGTGTCGAAATTAAAGAAACCATTCATCGCTCAGCTTTTCAAAAATAA
- a CDS encoding MerR family transcriptional regulator, protein MIRLYKVQEVAKIAGVSVRTLHHYDSIGLLKPSNIGTNRYRYYNGEDLKLLQQILFLKELNFSLKKIQELVADGFNREYALSQHIDLLEQKKQRIEKLIQNAERTQQELQGLESLTDQERFSAFASSKAEDLMEKYQKPAANSITESFETHEEHSFADVETHEESAVAVAVAPVETAVPEEAVSATSEPVIEKEEEDLEEINREGNRIYNTVASLMHLPPQTEAVQKEMKAYYTLLNRFYECSPKMFRGLGDLYASDSRFASNIDQHGHGLAKYLKDAMYVYAEGLQDA, encoded by the coding sequence GTGATTAGATTGTACAAAGTACAAGAAGTAGCAAAAATAGCGGGCGTCAGTGTTCGGACTCTCCACCACTATGACAGCATTGGTTTATTAAAACCTTCAAATATTGGAACTAACCGATATCGTTATTACAACGGAGAAGACTTGAAATTGCTTCAACAAATTTTATTCCTGAAAGAATTGAATTTCTCATTAAAGAAAATTCAAGAACTAGTAGCGGATGGCTTTAATCGTGAATATGCATTATCGCAGCATATTGACTTATTGGAACAAAAAAAGCAGCGCATTGAGAAGTTGATCCAAAATGCTGAGCGCACTCAGCAAGAGTTACAAGGCTTGGAAAGTTTGACTGACCAAGAACGTTTTTCAGCTTTCGCCAGTAGTAAAGCTGAAGATTTGATGGAGAAGTATCAAAAACCTGCCGCAAATTCTATTACAGAATCGTTTGAAACTCATGAAGAACATTCCTTTGCAGATGTTGAAACTCATGAAGAATCAGCCGTCGCAGTTGCTGTTGCCCCCGTTGAAACAGCTGTACCTGAAGAGGCGGTATCCGCAACAAGCGAACCAGTGATTGAAAAAGAAGAGGAAGATTTAGAAGAAATCAATCGTGAAGGAAACCGCATTTACAATACGGTCGCCAGCTTGATGCATTTGCCTCCGCAGACTGAAGCAGTTCAAAAAGAAATGAAAGCTTATTATACATTGTTAAATCGTTTTTACGAATGTTCACCAAAAATGTTTCGCGGTCTAGGTGATTTGTATGCATCAGACAGCCGCTTTGCAAGCAATATCGATCAGCATGGTCACGGTTTAGCTAAATACTTGAAAGACGCCATGTACGTCTATGCAGAAGGTTTACAGGATGCTTGA
- a CDS encoding zinc-dependent alcohol dehydrogenase, producing the protein MKAVTFQGTKDMRVKEVKDPEIQKKDDIIVKITSTAICGTDLHIYQGALPTTKDTVIGHEPMGIVEEVGPEVTKVKKGDRIVLPFNISCGQCFYCSNEMESQCDNSNSNPHFDTGAYFGLTERYGDYSGGQAEYLRVPYGNFTPLVIPESSELEDESLLFLSDVLPTAWWSVEHAGVKKGDTVVVLGCGPIGLMAQKFAWMQGASRVIAVDEIPYRMELAKKINNVEIVDFSQHDNTGALIHEITQGGARIVIDCVGMDGKKSPAEAVQQKLMLQGGTLGAINIAKDAVSKFGTIQLTGVYGLTYNQFPLGNMFERNVTLKMGQAPVIHLMPMLYKKIENGEFDPREIISHVMPLESASDAYQIFNDHQDNCTKVVLKP; encoded by the coding sequence ATGAAGGCAGTTACATTTCAAGGCACAAAAGATATGAGGGTGAAAGAAGTGAAAGATCCTGAAATCCAGAAAAAAGACGATATTATTGTCAAAATAACATCAACAGCTATTTGTGGTACAGATCTACATATTTATCAAGGAGCATTGCCGACTACAAAAGACACGGTCATCGGACATGAGCCAATGGGAATTGTAGAAGAAGTCGGACCAGAGGTTACTAAAGTAAAAAAAGGAGATCGCATTGTACTGCCTTTTAACATTAGTTGTGGTCAGTGTTTCTATTGTAGCAATGAAATGGAGAGTCAATGTGATAATTCAAATAGCAACCCTCATTTTGATACGGGCGCATATTTTGGATTAACAGAACGTTACGGGGATTATTCTGGTGGCCAGGCAGAGTACTTGCGTGTACCTTATGGGAATTTTACTCCTTTAGTAATTCCAGAGTCCTCAGAACTAGAAGATGAATCGTTGTTATTTTTGTCGGATGTTTTACCTACTGCGTGGTGGAGTGTAGAACATGCAGGCGTGAAAAAAGGCGATACAGTTGTTGTTCTCGGATGCGGTCCAATTGGTCTGATGGCTCAAAAATTTGCATGGATGCAAGGTGCGAGCCGCGTTATTGCAGTGGATGAAATTCCTTATCGGATGGAACTTGCTAAAAAAATAAACAATGTAGAGATTGTTGACTTCAGCCAGCATGATAATACTGGGGCTTTAATTCATGAAATCACGCAAGGAGGAGCCCGTATTGTAATTGATTGTGTAGGAATGGACGGAAAAAAATCCCCGGCAGAGGCTGTCCAGCAAAAACTGATGTTACAAGGTGGTACGCTCGGTGCTATTAACATCGCAAAAGATGCTGTTAGTAAATTTGGAACCATTCAATTGACCGGTGTTTATGGATTGACTTATAATCAGTTTCCACTTGGAAATATGTTTGAGCGGAATGTTACCTTGAAAATGGGACAAGCCCCAGTTATCCACTTGATGCCTATGCTTTACAAAAAAATTGAAAATGGCGAATTTGATCCACGAGAAATCATTTCGCACGTTATGCCTTTGGAAAGTGCAAGTGATGCTTACCAAATTTTTAATGACCATCAAGATAACTGTACAAAAGTTGTATTAAAGCCGTAG
- a CDS encoding alanyl-tRNA editing protein: MTTKLYYQDSEISSAVVQVIDNGKDETGYYAILDQSFFYPEGGGQPADTGEIGPAKVLDVQSNNGEIRHYTDMEVPKERFSAQLDRQRRRDHMQQHAGQHLLSALFEDTLGLKTQSFHLGKERVTIDLDLDTATKEQLLDIEKRANELIGQALPISTNWVSSEKAQTLNLRKPPAVEGDIRLVEIEGIDLNACGGTHPKSTAEIGLLKIISTEKNKGGMRVYFLCGDRALQYFDFLLETTDQLVVQLNAPAVELKQATDTLLADKATMSKTIKNLQEQLLNLEAKTIIPENHLIQEVFENRSIKELQQLARLVIGQHPSAIALFISSTDGDTRFVCAKGEDAPGDMREVLKQLLALTDGKGGGNVQFAQGGGKTTKSPATFLSTFQTALKKIM, translated from the coding sequence ATGACAACGAAATTGTATTATCAAGATTCAGAGATTTCTTCAGCAGTAGTTCAAGTAATCGATAATGGAAAAGACGAAACTGGCTATTATGCTATTTTAGATCAAAGTTTTTTTTATCCAGAAGGAGGCGGCCAGCCTGCAGATACAGGCGAGATAGGGCCCGCAAAAGTGTTGGATGTACAATCGAACAATGGTGAAATTCGTCATTATACCGATATGGAGGTACCAAAAGAACGTTTTTCTGCTCAATTGGATAGACAAAGAAGACGGGATCATATGCAACAGCATGCAGGTCAACATTTGTTGAGCGCTTTGTTTGAAGATACGCTAGGCTTAAAAACACAAAGTTTTCACTTAGGAAAAGAACGCGTGACAATCGATTTGGATTTGGATACAGCAACAAAAGAGCAACTTCTTGATATTGAAAAAAGAGCTAACGAACTTATTGGTCAAGCTCTTCCAATTTCTACGAATTGGGTAAGTTCGGAAAAAGCTCAAACATTAAATTTGAGAAAGCCACCTGCAGTAGAAGGGGACATTCGCTTAGTTGAAATTGAGGGGATTGATTTGAATGCCTGTGGAGGCACACATCCAAAAAGTACGGCAGAAATCGGGTTACTAAAAATCATTTCAACTGAAAAAAACAAAGGCGGCATGAGGGTTTATTTTTTGTGTGGCGATCGAGCATTACAGTATTTTGATTTCTTATTGGAAACTACCGATCAATTGGTGGTTCAGCTAAATGCGCCTGCTGTTGAATTGAAGCAAGCGACAGACACTTTGCTGGCAGATAAGGCTACTATGAGTAAAACGATAAAAAACCTTCAAGAGCAATTGTTAAACTTAGAAGCAAAAACGATTATCCCAGAAAATCATCTTATACAAGAAGTATTCGAAAACCGGTCGATAAAAGAATTGCAACAGCTTGCTCGACTTGTCATCGGCCAGCATCCATCGGCAATAGCGCTGTTTATCAGTAGTACAGATGGCGACACGCGTTTTGTTTGTGCTAAAGGTGAGGATGCACCTGGAGATATGCGAGAAGTATTAAAACAGCTTCTTGCATTGACCGATGGCAAAGGGGGCGGAAATGTCCAATTTGCTCAAGGTGGAGGCAAAACGACAAAATCTCCAGCAACATTCTTATCTACATTTCAGACGGCATTAAAAAAAATTATGTGA
- a CDS encoding diacylglycerol/lipid kinase family protein produces MPKFNRSVLLYNGNAGQSTVDSVLRLAVPHIAQASHSLEIIQTASPEEFENACQTAATDADILFIAGGDGTVHSAVRALADISNPAPMAILPSGTANDFARTLNIPLDLDLAATELINGDIKEIDTGKINGGSFLNFAGIGVITDASSNIDPTLKERYGKISYFMSALQSMRQATPFSVELKIDGISYTEEGVLVLVMNGKSIGTHNFPMATIDPTDGLLDLFVIQTSSLSAIREWFSLAQPEVVTEELEHITHYQGQSISITTEEKLDVDTDGEIYLKTPLNIEVQPGSLKMLVPKQLEDII; encoded by the coding sequence ATGCCTAAGTTCAATCGTTCCGTATTATTGTATAACGGCAATGCAGGACAGTCTACGGTAGACTCTGTTCTGAGACTGGCCGTTCCACACATTGCGCAAGCATCACACTCGCTTGAAATTATTCAAACGGCTTCACCAGAAGAATTTGAAAATGCTTGTCAGACTGCTGCAACAGATGCAGACATTCTTTTTATCGCAGGCGGCGATGGCACTGTCCACTCCGCAGTGCGTGCATTAGCTGACATTTCTAATCCTGCGCCAATGGCCATATTGCCGAGTGGTACAGCCAACGACTTTGCCCGCACTTTGAATATACCGTTAGACTTAGATTTAGCAGCGACAGAACTGATCAACGGTGATATTAAAGAAATTGATACCGGAAAAATTAATGGGGGATCATTTCTGAATTTCGCAGGAATTGGGGTCATTACCGATGCCTCCTCCAATATTGATCCTACATTAAAAGAACGTTACGGAAAAATTAGTTACTTTATGAGTGCTCTGCAATCGATGCGACAAGCCACTCCCTTTTCAGTCGAGTTGAAAATTGATGGCATTAGTTATACAGAAGAAGGTGTACTCGTCTTAGTCATGAACGGAAAGTCGATTGGTACACACAATTTCCCAATGGCAACTATTGATCCCACAGATGGCTTGCTCGATTTATTTGTTATTCAAACTTCCTCTTTATCAGCGATTCGTGAATGGTTTTCACTTGCTCAACCAGAAGTTGTGACAGAAGAGTTGGAACATATTACGCATTACCAAGGTCAATCCATTTCCATTACCACCGAAGAAAAGTTGGACGTTGATACAGATGGCGAAATTTATTTGAAAACACCGCTCAATATCGAAGTTCAACCTGGAAGCTTAAAGATGTTAGTCCCCAAACAACTTGAAGATATCATTTGA